In Chlorocebus sabaeus isolate Y175 unplaced genomic scaffold, mChlSab1.0.hap1 unalloc_scaffold_219, whole genome shotgun sequence, the genomic window AACAACCAACCATTTATATTAAGTTACAATTAATTAGGCCATGTTGAGAAACCATTTGGTTTAGTTAATGATTAGACATTTTGTTAACACTTCCCAGACTTTACTAGCCCTGCTAATCCCTGCTTTGCTCCTGGTCTGAACCCCCACAGTACCTTGTTTATGGTACAGTGCCTACTGCTTGTATGCTAGATTAGTGAATGTCTATTTGCCTCCTCTACTACTGTGTGAGCTTCTTGTTTGCCAGGACAGGGCTATATTCCTCAGAGCTGAGGAGAGAGTTGAATCATGTGGTCATTTGTTCTCAAATCCTCTTCAACAAGTGAAGCGAAACAGGACAGTGAAAGGCCACTGCACATGGAAGCAGGAGGTCTGGATTTGAGTTCTGAATCTCTAGATCTGTTAATAACTGTAGGTAGGGATAGAGTCAGGgaaattttcttccttaagtCTTGATAGCACCTATGTAGGTCCAGATCTGTTGGGATTCTCAATAATTATTGTGCATAAAATCAACTGAAAGTTATTTTGCAATGCAGATTCTTAGCCCCATTCTatgaaatgtttactgttttataaattgataaataatttttattagacaaTATAAATTTCCTTACTTGCACCAGCATacaaaaatattgcataatattAGCAGCAGAATCTTTCAACAAAATAACTATGTATAGCTATTAAACCACTTTgtttcactgctttttattttcttttatttatcactattgttttatttataaacattgtttctgCTCATAAGGAGTATGTATTCTCTAcctgtttataaaattaatgccTGAATGAAGTTGCTTAAACAAGACAGAGGTTGATTTCTTTGTCACTTAAAATTCACCTGTAGTTACACCATTCAGGGCTAGTACAGATACTTTCTAATATCATTAGGGATACAGGTCCCTTCCAGGTATCTGCTCTGCTATACTTTAGAAAATACCCTAGATTGGCTGCTAAATTCCCAcctattatttctgaattctagacaacaggaagaaaaaaggtgTGAGAGAAGGGCAAAGGAACATCtacccttcctttttaaattttttaaccaacCTCCCTTAAAAACACTTTGTTGAGATATGATTACATTAAAAAAGCTGTACCTATTTAATGTGTATATCTCAGTGAGTTTGAAGATAAGGATACATTGTGAAAGCATCACTACCATCAAGATTATAAACATAATCATCACCTCCTGAAGTTCTCCCTcccattctaattattatttctattagtaagaacaattaacataaaattcaccctcctattatattttaagtatgcaaTACAGCATTCATAACTATAAGCACTATGCTGTAGATTAGACCTCCTGaacttatttatgtttgtatatctAAAACTTTGCACTATAATCACACCTACTCATTTACCTGCACCACAGCTCCTGGCAACCTCcagtctactctctgcttctgagtttatttgagatttcaaatacaagtgaaatcatacaatatttgtcattctgtgtttggtttatttcacatGACTTTATGCCCTTCAGATCCACCGatgctgtcacaaatgacagggtttcattattatataatactgaataatattccattgtgcatacatatatatatataacgttAATTCATCCGTCCGTGAATGAATGATaacatgtgtgtcttcttcatatatcttgattattgtgaatagagctgaaaggaacatatgagtgcagatatctctttcacataattatttcaatgacttcatatatatattatatgttttatatatatatgtgtgtgtgtgtatatatatatatatataaaataagtgggattgctggaacaaaatggtatttttattgttaattttttgagaaacctccatactattttccaagatggccatactaatttacattcccaccaccagtatacaaaggctcccttttctccacatccttaccaacacttgttatcatccatctttttgataatagttattctaacaggtgtgaggtgatatttcatggtagttttcatttgcattcccgTGATGACTAGAGAGGGTaagaattgtttatatatatatcgtccatttgtatctcctcttttgagaaattcctactcatatctgtttgttcattttagttttttaattttaattttatacacagaggatacatgtgcaggtttgttccatggaTGTCTTGTGTGACGCTGAGGTTTAGAGTATGAATGATCTCATCACACACATAGTGAACATAATACTCAATAGACAGTTTTTAAGGTCTTGTACccaaccctccctcctccctctaagAATCTccggtgtctattgtttccatataagtgagagctaagcaatgtataacccaatgtttagctctcacttataacggtgaatatgtagtatttggttttctgttcctgcacacaataccacactgggctaatttttgtatttttggtaaagatggagtagcttcagcatgttggccagtctggtctcaaaatcctgagctcatgtgatccacccacctctcaaagtgctggcataacaggcatgagccactgtacctggcttttctgaatttttttaagcTTATATTAGGTTTGTCTGTTCTAGAATTTtgtgcacatttatttatattataggaCACTTTTTAGCTTAGCTTTCCCCACTCAGGGTGAGAAAGATTATATTGTTCCAAGATGTTGATTAATAGAGTTGATCATCCGCCTTTATTGCCCAATATTACTCTATAATATGCGTATAATTTGTTTATCGATTTCCTCtcgatagacatttgagttgttcccaggttttagctattgttaatagaactcaaggacattttttaaaataaaaaaattcaatccaaaatgtcctttccttttgACTCTCCAATATTGTGTCAGGGTTACATTTTTGTTGTCATGAAAATCCAATTACATTGAACAAGATGTGTTTCCAGAATCAAGATTCAGTATATGTATGGTCTAGCTGTGTCCCTAGAATGTAgccctttttagttttattaagcattttcctatataaattgAAATGAAGTAGAAGATGCATTTTTCCACAGTAGGAGACATAGAACAGTTTTGGACTTTGGAGAGATAGCAACTTGCTGCTTGCCTGTGCAACCCACCTCAAAAAATACAACTCCTCCAACTTTTGGTTTCTGGTGACTTGTCCAAACAATTAGATGTGAACTGACCTTATTCCCTTACAATACTACAAGTCGGTcttctgcacctggccaaatacagtataaaattgaTGGGCATacgtttcttttgttttcatgctttctATTTAAAGCTATTCTCTTTggctgggcactatggctcatgcttataatcccagcactttggaaggtcgaggtgcagggatcacttgagaccaagggtttgagacgagcctggccaaaataatgaaagccgtctttctgaaaaatacaaaaattttctgggcgtggtggcacatgcctgtaatcccagatactcaggaggctgaggcaggagaatcgcttgaacccaggaggcagaggttgcagtgagctgagattgcgcctctgcattccaccctgggtgatagaattaaccttcatctcaaaaaaacaaaaagctaatctATACTTTTCTTTTGGTGCATTATTAGAATGTAGGAGGTAATAAGGCAAAACTATTGTGGGTATGTGAATGTGTATCTGtagcacctagaatagtgcctagccCATCACTTGTGTTGAAAATTGAGAAAACCATCTTAATATAACTTTTCCACACTCTAGTTCtgaatttaaagacagaaaaagataggTTAGCAAATATAGGTATCAGTTATTTGTATTGACAGATCATTTGGAGAATACGTTTTTGGATATGGGAGAATAAAGGTCCctaactctccaccccagaaataattttgctgatacaaaaatcagtcagacacggtggcacatgcttataaacccagctacttaggaggatgaggtgggaaaatcacttgaacccaggaggcagagattgcagtgagccaagagtgccccattccactccagcctaggcaacagaaaaagaccctgtctgaaagaaaaaaaaagttgttactaTATAGGAGACAATTTTATtgtcatctcatttaaaattGAAGAGTACATTTGAGTCGAATTCTTATGCCTGCAGAGACATTTGCCTCTGGCTTAAAATCACTGGCTCCAGGAGGAAACTCCACCAGAGGGCATCGTAAGGATTTCATAGTGTCTAAGTCATCTTGGTAATTCTTCAAATAATTCCTGGCAATTCTGTTAGGTCTTGAACTTCACTTACTTcttatatgtttaataaaaagaagttcAAAATGTTGCCATGGCTGTTGAATTCCCACAGGCTTGTCTTCCCCTTAAAATTCATTACATGGTTTGTACTCTTTTGTGAATATAATACATAAGTTTGGAGGTGGATGCTTTCAGCCATTAAGTTCAAAAGTACTGCAacatgggctgggcatagtggctcatacctctaatcccaaccctttgagaggccaaggggtgcagatcacaagatcaagagatcgagaccatcctagccaacgtggtgaaaccacatctctactaaaaatacaaaaattagctgagtgtggtggtgcgcaagtagtcccagctacttgggaggctgaggcaggacgatttcttgaaccaaggaggcggaggttgcagtgagctgagatcacactattgcccCCCAGCCTGGTTATAGATCAAGAttatgtctaaaacaaaaaaaaaaatactgctacaTGGACATCCATCATTCCGGCATCTCTGCCATAACAGCTGAGTATCGAGAATGTCTGTTAGTTTCTTTAACTCCAAATTTGTGTTGTGTCCCTTGGTCTCCTGTCATACCATAAAGtgtattatttacaaaaaggACAATTTATCTATAGTTATTTCCTCTCAGTATGCTACATTCTTTTAGAATTTAAACATAGTGTCTCCCAacctgaaatttgatttttaaaaaaccagaaaaatgtttttggacATCTTTTATTTCCAGCTGTTTTCATCTTCATCTCCTCTCCTGAACTCAACTGAGGGTAAAGTTCATTCATCAAAATTTCTCCTCAACTCACAACAACCTCATCCCACTCCAATATGATTTTTGTCCCCATGAATTGATGCACATAATTTTTGCTGGCAGTGGTAATgttctaataaaaaaaatcatgagatggCATCAGACTTTACCTTATGTTCTAGCTCAGCAGAATTTGATCCCTGTCTGATAAGGAAACCATATTTTCCCTAGAAACTTTTCACTTTTGTCACAGGTTTTGTTCCCAGGGAGCTGGATATAGATGAAGTTTAGTGTGCAGGATGTTTATTAGGAAGTAATGTGAGGATCCACATCTGTGGAAAGGATTAGAGTGAAGCCTTATGTGCAAAGGGACAAGTCTAATGGCAACGCAGCCTGACTTTGTCAACTGGCCGCACAGACAGAGCTGTTCAGCTAAGAAGGCCTCCCCTATTTGTCCCAATTGAATCAAATGGCAAAGTCTATGCATCCCTTGCCTCCATTAATAATTGTGTGCTTGCCACTTGTGGAGGGTGAGACTTTGAAGCAGGTGGCTTTCTGTGGCTGAAGAAAACCTTAAATGTGCTGGTAAAGTTTtccaaagagacagagaatggcATCTGCCATGTATGTTGCCCTTTttcaaagaggaagcaagaaggATAACGTCCTCCAATGGCTCTGTATGCAGATGGGTGGACAGTAATGTCTGTCCCTTCTGTGACCTAAGAAGAACAGGTGGCAGACATGCAGCCAGGCAGTTAGAGGTGCCACAGTGTTAGGAGATAAACATCTGTCATAAGCAGTGCTTCTTTGAATCAGGTGTGACACAAGTCTTGCATCCCTTGCATGAACTCCTTCCCCGTTATCCTGCTGTCCTACCTCATGAAGGTGAGTGGGGGCTGGGTGGTGGGCAGTCCCAAGACGAGGTACACTTTGCCTGCAGTGTTCCCACATGAGTTCCAAGGTAGCCCAGGAGGTCATCCATGaactttgtattttccttatgtttcttgtctttgcctttgaggaacaTGTTTCATTGGACTCTGAGTCCAAACAACTCATGTATCCCTATATCTTCACATTGTCCTTCACTTAAGGGAATCTCTAATCTCTAatgcctttgttttattattactatcaatattataataattaacattgtCGTTATTAACTtcattgttgattttcagttatttttattcatggagttaatatgaatttttcttttgtggctaCTTACACCAAGATGAAGATAATTTATTAGTTCAGGAAGAATCTGCATTCTGAAGGTGAATAGAATTTCATGCTACAGATGGGCAGACACATGCCCTCCCAATTCCTGATGGACCTCCTAGTGCCTCCTAGACCTAAGGGGTCTCCTGCAATGCTCCAAGATGCCACCAAGGCAGGGATGTGCTTGTGCATGCCTGAGAGCATCCAGGATGAAGTAAGGCTCTGGAAAAATGCACGAGTTTCCACATAATCCCCAAAAACCTTACAGGAGAACTGGATGCCACAGAAACAGGAGTGGTCATTGACAAAACAAAGTCACCAAAATTGTTTTGAAGTCAATTAGGAAACCCAGGAATCACTCTTGCTGCCATTAAGTGGAAGAACAGGAGCCTGTGAATGGCATCCTTGTCCTGCCTGAAACTCCACAGATATTTCTGTGTGGCTTCAGGTACCAGGAATCTCCGTGATTTTCAGAAAGGCAGGGACAGCTTATGCCAGCCCATCCCTCTGCAGAATGTGCCCCAGCAGATCAGAGGCATGGAACCATCATGGACTGCACAAAGGCTCAAGGCCAGCTTCCCAGACCTGCCTGTGACTCTAGGTAAGTTCTGAGTCCACGTGGGTGCCAAGGAAAGGTTAATGATGACCTGGAAAGATGGGACAAGCAGATACCACCCCTAAACAATCTGCAGGATTCTAACTTCCACAGGAAGCCAGAGACCAGCTCATGCCACACTAGTGCACCTTGAAAACTCCTGAATGCAATGCCGCTCTGCAGAGAGTTCAACAAAGAAGTGGCTGGGAATTTTGCATTCTAGGCTGCATTTTACAGTGCTTCTGGACACGTGATCAGAAATTGAACATTGGTATATCTAActctgacatttttcacaaaatggtttttttaaatgaggtaatatagacaaaatataatataacCATATGTATTATATGCCAAAATATGCTTCACTGGCATCAAGTAGACTCACCTTGAAATACAGTCTAGGACAACCTCcattttcagagtattttcttttCGAAAGTGAAACTCTCCCACCAAAAACCAACAACATCACAGGTTTTTGCCTCCAACAAACCGACAGAAAGCCAATACATTTATTCTACCACTGTAAAGTGGACTACGGTGCAACACATACGTGTGAAACCCCATATGTGGCATCACCGTGAGCCAAATGGGGACTCGTGGTGTAAGCAACACTCCCCACGTGTTAGCGTGCGTGAGATTCACTTGGCGGAATTTGACTAGGTGCGTGTTGGTAGAGTGGGGCTGAGGTTCTCTTGCGCCTGTGGATGCTTAAGAAGTCACAGGTCCTGCGAAGACCTGCGGTCCCCTCAATCAACTCTGTTTCAGAGACAAAATGACTTGGATTGCTGACCAGTCAAGAAATTTTCAAGCCCTTGGAAAATCAGTTACACACAAACACGGAATGAAAGTCAAAAGAGAGTACGTcatctttttgagaattttattcacttcaaaacaaattaaacacacCTATTTCCAATGGCATTCCAGAGCCCAATTTTCGAGGCTGGGGAAACACCCCAAGAACGCTTTGCGCAGAACGCTTCACAGCGTCCAAAACACTGCTGTCAGGGCGGGGCGCAGCTGAAGGCCTGCATCTCTCAGGGTTCCCTAACTGTTCCCTGATTCAGTCATCTAGAGAGCAAATGCACAGTCATTCCCCAGTTTCCTACTGACATCACAGCGGAAGTCTGACTCCCACGCGTCACCATCAACCAGTTTCTGAGGCAACGAATCACTGGCACAGAAGCTTCTGGTGGTGGGTTTCCGGAGCGCCCTGTGAACTACAATGTCCCTCACAAGAATTCgatgaggcagagtctctgcatgtggtccctgcctggcctgggctccAACATCCCCAGAAGCACCACAGCTGGGGAGCTTGGGAATCACCACACACagtctgctctctgctctgtgctCCTCAGTCCCACAGACCCCTCCAAATCACGGGAACTGGATGCAATGGAGCCCCGGCCATCTGTAGTCTCACTCCAGGTCAGAATCGCTGtcctctgaggaggaggaaaCCTGAAGGTCCTCATAGAGGACACTCAGGGGGACAGGAACACAGGGAGCCTCAGACTTCTCTGAGACATGACGGCTGTGAACGAGGAAGGCTCCCGGCTTCTCAGGAGAGAGAAACGAGGGAGCTGTCAGGAGGCTGGAGCTCCACCATCCGTTTTCCAGTCTCCGGAAGAGCATTCTGAGAGGCTGGGCCCCATCGTGGCTGGCCGCTGGGTGATGGGACATGGTGCAGGCCTGGGCAGTAGGCAGGCAAGGTCTGCTGTGCGGAGGCTGCCGGTCGCTGCTGGGCACCTGGGCGGGTGTCCCCCTGCTCATCTGGGGCGACGGACTTGGTCTGAGTTCGGTTGCAGCTGGCAGAGGTTGGAGAGTCTCCGGGGCCCCCAGCTCACCTCCCTGGATGGCATTTTCGGGCATCTGGAAAGAACCCATTCTCGGTTTCTTGGGGAAGTTCAGGCAAGCCTGAGTCAGAGCCTGGGCAGCTCTCTTGGCTCCTGGCCTGAAACTGAGATTGGAGCCGAGGCCCAAGCTGTGTGTGTCGgctggtgggcagggctgtgaggTCACCGCAGCACGATTGTCTTGTGCCTGGGGGCTGATGACCCGGATCAGGCCGTGGGGCTTGGAGGCAGCCTGGGGAACTTCTCGACTGCCACCCTGAGGCCTGCTGTGTGTCGGCTTCACCACGACGAGAGGCTCCGGGCCCTGCTGCCTGACTCCAGGCTGAGGGATGTCGGCCACAGCCCCTGTCTGTCGTTCCTTTGGTCGGAGACTTGACGAGGAGCTCGGACTGGCTTTTCTGAGGGGAGACAGTGAAGCCAAGACGGATACCGTGTCAGACATTTTGGTAGCTGAGCCATCAGTGAGGGCAGTGTCCACGCGTGGCCTCTTATTAATTGTGTGGACCGGAATTGGCCTGCTTGCAACCTGAAAGAAAGGAGACCACACACGTTAGAGGTTCCTCGGCATCGAGCCAACATGGAAATCAATCACATTCAAAGACAAGGTGCACACAGCAGGAAATTCTTAATACGGTATGGACAGGCGGTCCTTGGAAGTAGGGACAGATCCTCAAGGTGAGTGCTGATCGGGACAAGACCCATGAAAAATGCACTCTCGAGCTATGATCTGAGAATACCATTTTTCTAAAGACTGTGTCTTGGGCATTCACTGGATCAAAGCGCCTCCACTCAGCCTTCCATGAAGTGGGACGGACTAATGTCCATCTGAAGGCAGGTCGGTGGCTCAAGGGTTCCCAGGACGtcttttctgaaaacatgcaTGTTCCTGGGGTGAGCCTCTTCCATGTTTGGCGCCCCAGAGGGACTAATTTCCTCACGCCGCTAGGAAGATGTTGTTGGCAGGCTTGCCATCATTGCACAGAAAGAAAGCAGCAGGAAATACGGCATCTTCAGATGCCTTCATCTGGAATCAAATGGACCTGGAAGGATCGTGGAGTCCCTGACCCCaagaaggcagggaagaagggTTCCCCGATCCCCTCACACACACGGGAACCTGAAAGGAAATCAACCAGGGTGACCTAGAGGAGAAAAAGACCAGCGGCCCAGGGTGACACTCACCCTCAGATAATCACAAGATTCCATGGATTCTTTTCGATTTGGCGGCAGCTTCTCCGGAGGTGTCCCGGAAAAGATCTGGAGGAGAGCCTTCCTCTACAGGTCTTGTTGcctgcagaagagaaaaagttcAGGCCCTGCCCCCTGGTTCtccccaggagacagggagaagcCTGTCTGGGGCCCAGTCCCGTTCTGTGTTTTGTGATACATAAATGGAACTTTTGTGCCCTTTCCGCCTCTGCACCTTCCCTCATGTGCCAACCTTCCCATCCTGCTGGTGGCCCTCTAGGCTTCCCAAGTAAGGACTGTCATTTGCATTCCGTTGCTTTTCCCCCTGTCATGGAGAACCTGCACGAAGCGCCCCCGCCTCTCCACCGTCCATGAATCTCCCAGAGCCAAAGGAGCTCCCGGATGGGGAACCCGGTCTGTTTCTCTGCAGCGTTCCTTCCCTGTCCCAGAGACGGAAAGGCACACGGTGTGCGGGT contains:
- the LOC103215310 gene encoding LOW QUALITY PROTEIN: protein FAM90A5 (The sequence of the model RefSeq protein was modified relative to this genomic sequence to represent the inferred CDS: substituted 1 base at 1 genomic stop codon), with amino-acid sequence MKMMARHDPKSGVNRLVRAQTLQKQQRAPVGPRAPPPDEEDPRVKCKNCGVFGHTARSTRCPMKCWNGALVPQTFGRKEGKENRKPWKPQVRRNPGPLNKEKGEKEARPRQQDLXRKALLQIFSGTPPEKLPPNRKESMESCDYLRVASRPIPVHTINKRPRVDTALTDGSATKMSDTVSVLASLSPLRKASPSSSSSLRPKERQTGAVADIPQPGVRQQGPEPLVVVKPTHSRPQGGSREVPQAASKPHGLIRVISPQAQDNRAAVTSQPCPPADTHSLGLGSNLSFRPGAKRAAQALTQACLNFPKKPRMGSFQMPENAIQGGELGAPETLQPLPAATELRPSPSPQMSRGTPAQVPSSDRQPPHSRPCLPTAQACTMSHHPAASHDGAQPLRMLFRRLENGWWSSSLLTAPSFLSPEKPGAFLVHSRHVSEKSEAPCVPVPLSVLYEDLQVSSSSEDSDSDLE